The window CACTACAAGATTCTATACAAAAGGACAGAGCAGGAGTATGAGTTTTTTTTCACTTGAATTTAGTTTGCTTCTCCTTGCTTTTTTTGTATTCTATTGGCTTATCAAATCCTATACATTACAGAATCTTGCGCTTTTAGCGTTTAATTATTGCGTGATTTATCTTTTTAGTCCCTATTTTGCACTCGTAGTATTTTGTTATACTTGTTTTGTATATTTTCTCGCACTTTTTATTGATAGCACTCGCTCTCGCTTTATTTTTTTGAGCTGCGTAAGTCTTGTGATTGCTATTTTGTGTTTTTTTAAATATTATGCAAGCATCAAAGATGAGGTTGATTTGCTGCTTGAGTTTGTGGGTCTTGATTTTTTTGAAGCAGATGTAATTTTTCCTTTGGGACTTAGTTTTTATACCTTTGCCTCCATCACTTATTTACGCTCTGTATATGAAACAGGTAAGAATCTCGTGCGTGATACTTATTACGAAGAGGGCAATCCTGCACTTGAGAGCTTTATTGGTGTGGCGACTTATCTGTCATTTTTTGCTACATTTCTTGCGGGTCCGATTATGCGAAGTCAGTTTTTCTTTGTTCAATATCGCGCACCACGCACTTTTGGCTCTATTGATTTGATTATCACGCTTGTGCTTTTTGGTGTAATCAAAAAGGCATTTATCGCAAACTATCTTGGAATCTACTCTCAACCAATCCTAAGCGCACCCTTTGAATATCATAGCCTTGAGCTTTTAAGCGGGATTTTGGCATATAGTGCGCAGATTTATTGTGATTTTAGTGGTTATGTGCATCTTGTGAGTGCATTTGCGCTTATGTTGGGCTTTAGTTTGCCTCCTAATTTTAATATGCCCTATATGGCAAAGAATCTCAAAGATTTTTGGAATAGGTGGCATATAAGCCTCTCTACTTTTATTAGAGATTATATTTATATTCCGCTTGGTGGGAATCAAAGAGGGTTTATAAGCA is drawn from Helicobacter sp. MIT 21-1697 and contains these coding sequences:
- a CDS encoding MBOAT family O-acyltransferase; translation: MSFFSLEFSLLLLAFFVFYWLIKSYTLQNLALLAFNYCVIYLFSPYFALVVFCYTCFVYFLALFIDSTRSRFIFLSCVSLVIAILCFFKYYASIKDEVDLLLEFVGLDFFEADVIFPLGLSFYTFASITYLRSVYETGKNLVRDTYYEEGNPALESFIGVATYLSFFATFLAGPIMRSQFFFVQYRAPRTFGSIDLIITLVLFGVIKKAFIANYLGIYSQPILSAPFEYHSLELLSGILAYSAQIYCDFSGYVHLVSAFALMLGFSLPPNFNMPYMAKNLKDFWNRWHISLSTFIRDYIYIPLGGNQRGFISTQFFVLIAFGLSGLWHGNTLNFLIWGLLHGFGIIWLNCLKSLHINFDFLPFVSSFLTFMFVSFCWIFFFYHSLDEATSFFLALYQNFTFPLPQYTLYALGGAFIFFMFYPFMRGSIDLCQKILSFIPWFIKPFVLSIIFTLIIAMMPSGIPHFIYASF